The Pseudomonadota bacterium genome includes the window AATAATAAAAAAGAACTTCTTAATGCTAACATTACCATGCGGGACAGGATACTCGACAAGCATATGCTGAGAGGCACAACAATGCTTGGCAGGAATATATATATTGAGAGTGATGTAATTATAGGCAAGGAAACGACTGTTTTCGCGAACTCTTACATACTTGGCAGCACTATAATAGGCGATGACGTAGTAATAGGGCCGAACACTTTTATAAAGAATTCAAGAATAAATAGCAGCGTACGCATTGAAGGTTTTGCTTTCATAGAAAATTCCGAAATCAAGAAGGATACAGTTGTCGGGGTGTTTTCACAGATTAATCAGGACAATGTTTTATGAAAGCTTGTATGAATTGTATGTTTTATGTATATTGAAGACATCGTAATTATTAAAAATTTGCAGCAAATAGAGCTTCTGTATCAGTAAGGGATGTGTTAAGAAGGTTGTCAAAAAAGCGATATAATTATTTTAACGATGTTGACTTGGGGAACAAAAAACGTAAGCTAAAGATGCAAGAACAAATAAAATAAAAAGGAAAATATTATGTGTGGAATAGTTGGATATATCGGAAAAGAAGAGGCCTGCGACATACTCATCGAGGCCCTGAAAAAACTTGAATACAGAGGATATGACTCTGCCGGTGTAGCCATCTGGTGCAATAATAAAATAGCAACGGCAAGAAAAAAAGGCAAAGTTGACGAATTGAGGAAGGTCGTTTCTGAACATGTTTTTAGCGGTACAATGGGGCTTGCCCATACAAGGTGGGCTACGCATGGAATGCCTTCGGAAAAAAATGCACATCCACATAAAGCAGGCGACGTGGTTGCGGTCCATAACGGTATTATTGAAAACTATGTTGAGTTAAAGGAAAGGCTGAGAGGGGAGGGTCGCAAATTTCTGTCGGATACCGATACGGAAGTTGTTCCTCATCTGATTACATCTTACATAGAGAAAGGTAATGATTTTCTGGAGGCAGTCAAGTTAACCCTTAGAGAGCTAAAAGGTTCTTATGCTTTGGGCATTATGAGGGAGAAGGAAAGGGTAATTATTGCTGCAAAAAAAGAAAGTCCTCTTATAATCGGTATCGGAGACGGTGAATATTTTATCGCAAGCGATGCGCCGCCTATTCTCAACAGGACAAACAGGCTCATATTTCTTGAGGACAACGATATTGCTGTTTTCAAGGATGATACATTCATGATTATCGACCAGGATGGAAATAGTGTGGAGAGAAATATTCACCAGGTAAGCTGGTCAGGTGCTATGGCAGAGAAAGGCGGTTATAAGCATTTTATGCTGAAAGAGATATTCGAACAACCCAGAGCAATTGCTGAAACCCTGATAGGAAGGTTGGATGAGGAGAGAGGACAGATTGATTTTGATGAACTGAAGATGCCTGATTTGAAAAAGATAAAAAAGATATGGATGGTGGCCTGTGGTACTTCATACCATGCATGTATGATTGGTAAATACGTGATCGAAGCAAATTTACGCATACCCGTCGAGACTGATCTGGCTTCCGAGTTCCGTTACAGAGACCCTATTATAAGCAGGAGCGACATGCTTATCCTGATTTCACAGTCAGGGGAAACTGCAGATACTATTGCTGCCATGAAAGAAGGAAAAAAGAATGGCGCCTACACCTTATCAATTTGTAATGTCCTTGGCAGCACACTTGCCAGGGACGCCGACGGTGTAATATTCACCCATGCCGGTCCGGAAATAGGAGTCGCCTCGACAAAGGCGTTTACTACACAGATTTCTGTACTTTTCATGCTAATGCTTTATATGGGCAAAAAGCTGGGACTTATGGATAGCAACACTTTAAGGGAGAAAATAGGTGAAATTAAAAAGATTCCTCACAAAGTGCAGATAATTCTTGATAAATCAAAAGACCTTGAAGAACTTGCAAGGAAATATATTGGATTTAAGGATTTTCTCTATATTGGAAGGGGGATAAATTATTCAACAGCCCTGGAAGGTGCCTTGAAGCTTAAAGAGATTTCCTATATACATGCTGAAGCATATGCAGCAGGGGAGATGAAACATGGCCCTATTGCACTGATTGATGAGAATTTACCGGTTGCAATTATATCACCGAACGACTCAACATATCATAAGACATGCGGCAATATTGAAGAAGTAATGGCAAGGAGAGGGAGGGCTATACTTTTCACGGATACAGATACACATGAAATGGCGGATAGGGCGGATGCCTGCTTTATCATTCCTTCAACCATTTATGAGCTCCAGCCAATTTTATCTGTGCTGCCGCTGCAGCTTCTCGCTTACTATATTGCCAATCTGCTTGGCACGGATGTGGATCAACCACGCAATCTGGCGAAAAGCGTAACGGTAGAGTAAACTCCATCACAATGTCTTGATTTATTTGGAATTATAATAAAATCACTATCTATATTCATCTCATTATCAAGTAAAAAATGTGAGCAATATTATATGAAATATTGTATATTTGTATAGGTAATCACTGCTCTTTTGGGAGTTATAAAGTGGGTAAAAAAGAAAGCAATGAGCCGTTTCCTGTTGAACTTACTGCGTTACGCAGGCGTATCGCAGAGCTTGAAAGAAAACAAACTAGAGACATCGCCGCACGTAAACAGGCAGAAAAGGCTTTGCAGGAAGCGAACGAGTGGATGGAGTTTGCCCAGCGGTCGGCCAAAGCCGGAATCTGGAATTGGGATATCAAGACAGGGCAACTTGAATGGTCGCCGGAGTTATTCAAACTTTTCGGGTTGGACAGCCATCAAACAGATGCATCATTCGAGGCATGGGAGTCCGTTATTCATCCGGATGATCTTGAGGCTGCCAAATCCAGGATTGATCTTGCGCTGAAGGACTCTTCGTTCCTGACAAACGAGTACCGGATAATACGTCAAGATGGGCAGGTGCGATGGATTAGTGCATTGGGTCAAGCTAGCCCTATCCGCATGAGCGGTATATGCATTGACATTACCGACCGCAAACAAGCTGAGGATGCACTCCGTAAGAGCAATGAACGACTAGGCATCCTGTCTGATATTGCCAGAGAACTGCTTGCAAGCGATGCGTCACAGACCATTATAGAAGAGCTATGCCAAAAGGTGATGACATATCTCAATTGTGATGTTTTTTTCAATTTCCTGGTTGATGACGAGAAACAACGACTTCATCTGAACGCCGCTGCAGGCATATCCGACAAGTCTGCTAAAGAAATACAGTGGCTGGATTTTGGGGTAGCGGTCTGCGGAACAATGGCCCGCGACTCCTGTCGAATAGTGGCCGAACATATTCCCACTGCAATGGGTCCAAAGACTGATCTGATAAGCTCTTTCGGCATCAAGGCCTATGCTTGCCATCCGTTACTGTCTTACGGCAAGGTGATCGGCGCTCTTTCATTCGGCACCAGATCGAGGCTCTTTTTTTCGAAAGACGACCTGAACATGATGAAGGCGGTAGCTGACCAGGTTGCCCTTGCAATAGAGCGGAAAAGAACGGTTGAGACACTCCGTAAGGCCCGTGAAGGGCTTGAACAGCGGGTCGCGGAAGGAACATTGGAACTAAAGCGTCTGGCAGAATTACTCGAACTCGCACATGACGCCATTATTGTCATAGACGTAAAAGGAAAGATCTCATTCTGGAACTCCGGTGCTCAAAAAATATACGGCTGGACAAAGCAGGAAGCCATCGGCAAAATATCTCATGAGCTTCTCCTTGCCAAATTTCCTGTTCCTTTGAAGAATATTATGGCAACCACCTTACGGAAAGGCCGTTGGGAAGGCGAACTTATTCATACCACAAAAGATAAGAGAAAAATTACTGTGTTAAGTCGATGGGCTATGGAACACGGCAATGAAAAGAGATCCACAAACGTCCTGGAAATAAATAGTGATATTACGGAGCGTAAGCAGGCAGAGGATGCCCTGCGGCTTACCAATACTTACAATCGAAGCTTGATTGAAACAAGCCTTGATCCTCTTGTCACAATAAGTGCTGAAGGTAAAATAAACGATGTAAATACCGCTACCGAAATGGTAACGGGATTTTCTCGGGATGATTTGATCGGAAGAGATTTTTCCGACTATTTTACAGACCAGAAAAAAGCTCGTACCGGATATAAGTTAGTGTTTAAAGAGGGTTTTGTCCATGATTACGAGTTAGAAATCCGACACAGAGATGGACACATTACCCCGGTAATCTATAACGCATCGGTATATAGAGACGAGGCGGGCCGTGTGAAAGGTGTCTTTGCGGCAGCAAGGGATATTACAAAACGCAAGCAAGCGGAGGAAGAGCTGGTACGTCTTGCGGCTGCAGTAGAGCAATCTGCCGATGGAATAACCATAACTGACCCGAAGAGAATAATACTTTACGTAAATCCTTCATTTCTCGTACAAACAGGGTACTCCAAGACAGAGCTCATCGCTCAAAACATTGAAATAGTGAGAAGCGGTAAGGATGGAGAAGGCATCTACCGGGATATGCGCGACAAAACAGCCCATGGAAAGGTTTGGTCCGGTGAAGTGACCAATAAAAGGAAAGACGGGACGCCCTATGATGCCTATATGACTGTCTCCCCGGTTAAAGACCCGGCCAACAGGATCACCAACTACGTGTCAATTATCAATGATATTACGGAAAAGAAAAGGTTTGAGAAACAACTACGGGAAGCCCAGAAGATGCAAGCAATCGGTACATTGGCCGGTGGTGTAGCTCACGATTTTAATAATATTATTGCGGGTATTATAGGTTTCACAGAGATGGTGCTTGAGGACGCTCCTGCAGAAAGTCCTTCCCGGCGAAGGTTGCAGCTCGTACTCAAGGGGGCTTATCGCGGTCGAGACCTTGTAAAACAAATACTTGCATTCAGCCGGAAGGGTGAGCACGAAAAAAAACCTGTTTCTCTGAATCATGTTATTGAAGAAGTATCCCTCTTACTCAGAGCTTCTCTGCCGACAACCATCGAAATAAGGGAAAATCTTGTCCTCGAGTCGGATACTATCATGGCTGATCAGACCCAAGTCCATCAAGTAATCTTAAACCTTTGTTCAAATGCTGCCTATGCAATGCGCGAGAAAGGTGGAACACTAAGGATAGAACTTGCAGAGGAAAGTTTGGGTCCAGAAGATCGCAGACTATATCCGGAGTCAAGACCAGGCCAGTATGTGAGACTGACTATAAGCGATACAGGCTGCGGGATCGAGCAAGAACATATGGACCATATTTTCGAACCATTTTTTACCACTAAAAGCCCTGGTGAAGGAACCGGCCTTGGTCTTTCAGTGGTACATGGGATCATAAAGAATCATGATGGATTTGTGAGAGTTTACAGCAAACCGGAGAAAGGGTCATCATTTCATGTGTTCTTGCCTAAAACTAAGGAACAACGATTGCCTGAATCGGCTCAAATTGATTCGGTGACAGGCGGCAAGGAATCCATTCTGTTTGTGGATGATGAAGAATTATTGGTTGAAATGGTGCAGCAGAGGCTGGAACGCCTGGGATACAAGGCAGTGGGCACGACAAATGCACTAAAGGCGCTCGATATTTTTCGTGCCCAGCCGGATATGTTCCATCTTGTCATAACTGATTATACTATGCCCCAGATGACAGGCCTTGATCTATCAATTAAGCTGCTTCGCATAAGACCGGATATTCCGATTATCATGTGTTCCGGATTAAACGATCCCGTACCAATAAAGAAATTGAAAAAAGCAGGCATAACAAGACTAATTACCAAGCCCTTCGGGAAAAAGGAGTTTTCTCAAACTATTCGAAGTGTACTCGATAAGAAAAAAACAGAAAACAGATAGAGGAATGCGATGGCGAAAGTCCTTATTATTGATGATGATGAAATATTTTCTGAGATGATTGCCGATATTGTGCTACGTGTCGGTCACAACCCATCACGTTCTTTTAATCTCAATGATGGATTGAAAAAGGTATTTGCCGAACCCTTTGATGTAGTTTTTCTTGATATATTTTTGCCTGATGGTAATGGACTGGAAGCTCTTCCGCAAATCAGAGAGGCGGGATATTTGCCTGAAATAATCATTCTCACGGGGTTTGGAGATGCCAATGGCGCTGAGTTGGCTATTAAAAACGGCGCCTGGGATTATATTGAAAAACCTTCTTCAATCAAAGAAGTTACACTTTCTCTTATCAGGGCTCTTGAATACCGGAAAGAGAAAACGACGAATAAATCTCCCGTGGCGCTGAATCGTGGAGCGATTATCGGCAACAGTTCAGGCATAAGGGCGTGCATAGACCTTCTTGCCAAAGCTGCATCGAGTGACATAAATGTAGTAATTACCGGAGAAACCGGTACAGGCAAAGAGCTTTTTGCATCGGCAATACACAGCAACAGCTCCAGGGCTCATAAAAACTTCGTTGTAGTGGATTGTGCTTCCCTACCTCAGACCCTTGTGGAAAGCATCCTTTTTGGCCATGAAAAAGGATCATTTACCGGAGCCGACAAAACACAAACCGGTCTCATAAAACAGGCTCATGGAGGAACGCTATTTCTTGACGAAGTCGGTGAATTACCGCTCTCCCTCCAGAAGAATCTATTACGGGCTCTCCAGGAACATCGTTTTCGTCCTGTTGGTTCTGAATTGGAGATAGAAAGTAATTTTCGTCTCATTTCTGCAACAAATAAGGATCTGAATAAAATGGTAGAAACAGGACAGTTCCGGGAAGACCTCCTTTTTCGTCTCCGCTCACTCACTATTGATCTTCCCCCGTTAAGAAAGCATCCGGAAGATATCAAAGAATTACTTGTATCTTTTATTACAAAGCTCTGTGATCGTTATGGAAAGGGAATCAAAGGGTTTTCGCCTGAATTTCTTGAAGCTCTTGAAAAATATGAATGGCCGGGGAACGTGAGGGAATTGTTAAGCGCTGTTGAGAGCGCTGTCTCTGAAGCGCTTGAGGAACCGGCGCTGTTTCCCAAGCACCTACCGTTGAACATAAGGATCAGTTTGAAAAAGGCATCTCTACAGAAAGATGTGAACACCGTTAATGGCGAAGAAAACAATTTACATTTAGCGGCTTCAATCCCTGTGCTCAAAGATTTCAGGGATAATGCGATTGCTAAGGCTGAAAGGACATACCTCGAAAATATTTTGGCTTCTACCAGTAACAATATTATAGAGTCTTGCCGGATTTCCGGTTTGTCGCGGCCAAGGTTGTATGCACTTTTGAAGAAATATAACCTTATAAAACGATGAATACAAACTCCAGGCCACAGAAAGTGAATATCAAATACTTTCATTTGGACGCCTTTGTTGTCTTATGAAATAAGACATAATATTGCTTCGCAAGACAACTTATCGACCGGCAAGACAAAACCCCACTTTATTTTTTTGGCCATAACATCGAAAAGATGTGGATCTATTTAATATCATACACAATATTGAATCAATATCTTTATGTGTATACTCCGGCACAATTCTTGTATTAAGTGTCTGTCATGCAGGAACACTTAAGGAATAAAATAATTGAAAATACAGTAATTTTTTACAGTAAAAAAACTGGTAAAAAAGAAATAGAGCTTCAAAAAACCGTAGCAAACACAGTGAAAGATCAGAAAATAGAAATCTGTAAAACTGTTGAAGATTTATTTACAAAACTCCGTTTTATAAAACGCGACAGAATGATTCTAATTCTTTTGGTTTCGGATGAGGACGACTTCAGAGATATCCTTACAATTAAATCATTATTGGATGATATGCGCATTTTGCTCATTCTTCCCAATGCGGGAGATGAAATAGTTGCCATGGGTCATAGCATTCATCCACGGTTTTTGAGCTATATAGACGGCAATTTTCAGGAAGTGGCAGCAGTTCTGGAAAAGATTGAAAAACTAAGAGTATAAACAAGAGGCAAATAATTATTCCATAGAGGGAGGTATCAAATGGCAAAGGAAATAAAAAATCAATTTAATTTCAAAAGTCAATTTAATTTCAAAAG containing:
- a CDS encoding sigma-54 dependent transcriptional regulator, giving the protein MAKVLIIDDDEIFSEMIADIVLRVGHNPSRSFNLNDGLKKVFAEPFDVVFLDIFLPDGNGLEALPQIREAGYLPEIIILTGFGDANGAELAIKNGAWDYIEKPSSIKEVTLSLIRALEYRKEKTTNKSPVALNRGAIIGNSSGIRACIDLLAKAASSDINVVITGETGTGKELFASAIHSNSSRAHKNFVVVDCASLPQTLVESILFGHEKGSFTGADKTQTGLIKQAHGGTLFLDEVGELPLSLQKNLLRALQEHRFRPVGSELEIESNFRLISATNKDLNKMVETGQFREDLLFRLRSLTIDLPPLRKHPEDIKELLVSFITKLCDRYGKGIKGFSPEFLEALEKYEWPGNVRELLSAVESAVSEALEEPALFPKHLPLNIRISLKKASLQKDVNTVNGEENNLHLAASIPVLKDFRDNAIAKAERTYLENILASTSNNIIESCRISGLSRPRLYALLKKYNLIKR
- a CDS encoding PAS domain S-box protein, coding for MGKKESNEPFPVELTALRRRIAELERKQTRDIAARKQAEKALQEANEWMEFAQRSAKAGIWNWDIKTGQLEWSPELFKLFGLDSHQTDASFEAWESVIHPDDLEAAKSRIDLALKDSSFLTNEYRIIRQDGQVRWISALGQASPIRMSGICIDITDRKQAEDALRKSNERLGILSDIARELLASDASQTIIEELCQKVMTYLNCDVFFNFLVDDEKQRLHLNAAAGISDKSAKEIQWLDFGVAVCGTMARDSCRIVAEHIPTAMGPKTDLISSFGIKAYACHPLLSYGKVIGALSFGTRSRLFFSKDDLNMMKAVADQVALAIERKRTVETLRKAREGLEQRVAEGTLELKRLAELLELAHDAIIVIDVKGKISFWNSGAQKIYGWTKQEAIGKISHELLLAKFPVPLKNIMATTLRKGRWEGELIHTTKDKRKITVLSRWAMEHGNEKRSTNVLEINSDITERKQAEDALRLTNTYNRSLIETSLDPLVTISAEGKINDVNTATEMVTGFSRDDLIGRDFSDYFTDQKKARTGYKLVFKEGFVHDYELEIRHRDGHITPVIYNASVYRDEAGRVKGVFAAARDITKRKQAEEELVRLAAAVEQSADGITITDPKRIILYVNPSFLVQTGYSKTELIAQNIEIVRSGKDGEGIYRDMRDKTAHGKVWSGEVTNKRKDGTPYDAYMTVSPVKDPANRITNYVSIINDITEKKRFEKQLREAQKMQAIGTLAGGVAHDFNNIIAGIIGFTEMVLEDAPAESPSRRRLQLVLKGAYRGRDLVKQILAFSRKGEHEKKPVSLNHVIEEVSLLLRASLPTTIEIRENLVLESDTIMADQTQVHQVILNLCSNAAYAMREKGGTLRIELAEESLGPEDRRLYPESRPGQYVRLTISDTGCGIEQEHMDHIFEPFFTTKSPGEGTGLGLSVVHGIIKNHDGFVRVYSKPEKGSSFHVFLPKTKEQRLPESAQIDSVTGGKESILFVDDEELLVEMVQQRLERLGYKAVGTTNALKALDIFRAQPDMFHLVITDYTMPQMTGLDLSIKLLRIRPDIPIIMCSGLNDPVPIKKLKKAGITRLITKPFGKKEFSQTIRSVLDKKKTENR
- the glmS gene encoding glutamine--fructose-6-phosphate transaminase (isomerizing), with amino-acid sequence MCGIVGYIGKEEACDILIEALKKLEYRGYDSAGVAIWCNNKIATARKKGKVDELRKVVSEHVFSGTMGLAHTRWATHGMPSEKNAHPHKAGDVVAVHNGIIENYVELKERLRGEGRKFLSDTDTEVVPHLITSYIEKGNDFLEAVKLTLRELKGSYALGIMREKERVIIAAKKESPLIIGIGDGEYFIASDAPPILNRTNRLIFLEDNDIAVFKDDTFMIIDQDGNSVERNIHQVSWSGAMAEKGGYKHFMLKEIFEQPRAIAETLIGRLDEERGQIDFDELKMPDLKKIKKIWMVACGTSYHACMIGKYVIEANLRIPVETDLASEFRYRDPIISRSDMLILISQSGETADTIAAMKEGKKNGAYTLSICNVLGSTLARDADGVIFTHAGPEIGVASTKAFTTQISVLFMLMLYMGKKLGLMDSNTLREKIGEIKKIPHKVQIILDKSKDLEELARKYIGFKDFLYIGRGINYSTALEGALKLKEISYIHAEAYAAGEMKHGPIALIDENLPVAIISPNDSTYHKTCGNIEEVMARRGRAILFTDTDTHEMADRADACFIIPSTIYELQPILSVLPLQLLAYYIANLLGTDVDQPRNLAKSVTVE